A window of Planctomycetaceae bacterium contains these coding sequences:
- a CDS encoding MoxR family ATPase: MNNSVISPEAGMQCIACGRVRRVNHDHLGRRLKCKCGNIAVAQQQDLIPLTARTLRSKSPGQLVSQVESGRSPLPVDQLAVIESLRDSFREITTQLSTVIVGQQDVIEEVLISIFCRGHVLLTGVPVLAKTLLIDSISKVLDLDFRRIQFTPDLMPADITGTEVLQEDRTTGTRNFQFVEGPIFSNMVLADEINRAPPKTQSALLEAMQERHVTVAGQTMELPKPFFVMATQNPIEQEGTYPLPEAQLDRFLFNCVVDYPEAADEFQIIKQATSGHTPTLSRLLDAEQIQTLQETVRNVPAADHVITYARDLVQATRPGGGVAPGFIKEMVGWGAGPRAGIALIIAAKARAVLHGRLHATTSDVASVALPVLRHRMVTTFHAEAAGIKRDDVIQKLIEVIRPQKPRA, from the coding sequence GTGAATAATTCTGTGATCTCTCCCGAAGCGGGAATGCAGTGTATCGCCTGCGGTCGAGTCAGAAGGGTAAATCATGACCATTTGGGTCGCCGCCTGAAATGTAAGTGCGGCAATATCGCTGTCGCTCAGCAGCAGGATCTGATTCCGCTCACGGCCAGAACCCTTCGATCAAAATCCCCAGGACAGCTTGTATCTCAAGTTGAAAGCGGACGATCCCCGCTTCCCGTCGATCAACTTGCCGTCATTGAGTCGCTTCGTGATTCGTTCCGCGAAATTACGACACAGTTATCGACTGTCATCGTGGGGCAGCAGGACGTCATTGAAGAAGTGCTGATTTCGATTTTCTGTCGCGGTCACGTGTTACTCACGGGCGTTCCGGTTCTGGCAAAGACGCTGTTGATTGACAGTATTTCCAAAGTTCTGGACCTGGACTTCCGTCGGATTCAGTTTACGCCCGATCTGATGCCGGCGGACATCACCGGGACAGAGGTTCTTCAGGAAGATCGCACGACCGGAACTCGCAACTTTCAGTTTGTCGAGGGCCCGATCTTCAGCAATATGGTTCTGGCCGATGAAATTAACCGAGCCCCGCCGAAGACTCAATCGGCGCTGCTGGAAGCCATGCAGGAACGGCATGTCACTGTTGCAGGTCAGACGATGGAGTTGCCGAAACCATTCTTCGTGATGGCCACTCAGAACCCGATTGAGCAGGAAGGAACGTATCCGTTGCCCGAAGCGCAGCTCGACCGTTTCCTGTTCAATTGTGTGGTCGACTACCCCGAAGCAGCGGACGAATTTCAAATTATCAAACAAGCAACTTCCGGCCACACGCCGACGCTGTCCAGGCTGCTCGATGCCGAACAAATCCAGACGCTGCAGGAAACGGTGAGAAATGTTCCGGCCGCCGATCATGTCATCACTTATGCCCGAGATCTCGTTCAGGCAACTCGGCCGGGTGGTGGCGTTGCGCCTGGGTTCATTAAAGAGATGGTCGGCTGGGGCGCTGGTCCTCGCGCGGGGATCGCGCTGATCATCGCGGCGAAAGCTCGTGCCGTTCTGCACGGTCGCCTGCATGCGACGACCTCCGATGTCGCATCTGTCGCGTTGCCGGTTCTGCGACATCGGATGGTGACCACGTTCCATGCGGAAGCCGCGGGAATAAAGCGCGATGACGTGATCCAAAAACTGATCGAAGTGATTCGCCCGCAAAAACCTCGAGCTTGA
- a CDS encoding DUF58 domain-containing protein — MLTLQIPDYMKLLPAEAQAQLARMTFPARGRVEGFKSGSHRSPYLGSSTEFAEHREYSPGDDPRNLDWRVFARQDRYCVKQYVEETNLRATILLDSSASMRFQGNAASALDGFQLSKFDYAKHIAAMLSFLFVRQGDAVGLIQFDSEVRSHLPARGSASHLRRMLQELDAAIPENSSDAPSALHEAAERIPRRGIVILLSDLLLDTQKLMQALHHLRYRKHEVVVFQILTEEELTFPYNDAVQFRDLEGAVDDIDLDPASIRAEYLRQFTSFVNDLEQNCRRIPVDYIRLNTKDSYVSALSNYLGQRNGGRR; from the coding sequence ATGTTGACTCTTCAAATCCCTGATTACATGAAGTTGCTGCCGGCTGAAGCTCAGGCTCAACTTGCGCGGATGACGTTTCCTGCGCGGGGGCGTGTTGAGGGCTTCAAGTCGGGAAGTCATCGCAGTCCGTATCTCGGATCGTCGACAGAGTTTGCTGAGCATCGCGAATACAGCCCCGGCGATGATCCTCGCAATCTGGACTGGCGAGTGTTCGCCCGGCAGGACAGGTACTGTGTGAAGCAGTATGTCGAAGAAACGAACCTGCGTGCCACCATTCTGCTCGATTCTTCTGCCTCAATGCGATTTCAGGGGAATGCCGCCAGCGCTCTGGATGGATTCCAACTCTCGAAGTTCGACTATGCAAAACACATTGCTGCCATGCTGTCGTTTCTGTTTGTGCGACAAGGTGACGCTGTTGGGTTGATTCAGTTTGATTCCGAAGTCCGGTCTCATCTTCCAGCGCGAGGAAGTGCCAGCCACTTGCGAAGAATGCTGCAAGAGTTGGATGCGGCGATTCCGGAAAACTCTTCCGATGCGCCGTCGGCACTGCATGAGGCTGCGGAACGAATTCCTCGTCGCGGGATTGTGATTCTGTTGAGTGACCTGTTGTTGGATACGCAGAAGCTCATGCAGGCACTGCATCACCTGCGTTACCGAAAGCACGAAGTGGTGGTGTTTCAGATTCTGACCGAAGAGGAACTGACCTTCCCCTACAACGATGCCGTTCAGTTTCGAGATCTGGAAGGGGCTGTTGATGATATCGATCTGGATCCCGCGTCGATTCGGGCCGAGTACCTGCGTCAGTTCACAAGCTTCGTCAATGACCTCGAACAAAACTGCCGGCGAATCCCGGTCGACTATATTCGACTGAATACGAAGGACTCGTACGTCAGTGCCTTGAGCAACTATCTCGGACAACGAAATGGAGGTCGCCGATGA
- a CDS encoding BatA domain-containing protein, which translates to MTLLNGAAMFAAIAVIVPILVHLQKRRKSKVVDWPAMQFLQRTVTSRRRGLTLENLLLLLLRCLLVLLFVLAMARPAIESGRMFSWILFSLLAGCGLLLLTAAVVGRWRLRSRWIAVFAAVILFGTAGAMLSTSPESLVDSGADRDVAIVIDRSLTMTLGDDESSHFDKSISQARLLIESLSGNSTVSIVLAGPIPETVDGSPFRNLRRAEEVLDTIEQVAGGSDLESAVRKATSLVRKAPNTHKQVLLLTDDQLCTWESIDEMRLARHAFLTSQATDESRSDSGTTSEIDRVDVAENGTDSSPEIACGAIVSSLPEKKENISVDRVLVDASLVTASRPVPIEVEVRNGGSTTVRDLVVKLLVDGREAATESLIQIEPGVHSTVRFLHAFPKAGQHVVSGSVEITDQLPADNRFDSVVDVIPHVSVLVVNGSTDADPARNQPPSRDSHLIRPVFANRTWLTMAAIRTQRIQAARSSRRQSKRLV; encoded by the coding sequence ATGACGCTCCTCAATGGTGCTGCGATGTTCGCCGCCATTGCGGTGATCGTGCCGATCCTTGTCCATCTGCAGAAGCGCCGCAAATCCAAAGTGGTCGACTGGCCCGCCATGCAGTTCCTGCAGCGAACAGTGACCAGCCGCCGTCGCGGATTGACGCTGGAAAATCTGCTGCTTTTACTGCTGCGTTGTCTGCTGGTATTGTTGTTCGTGCTTGCCATGGCACGACCGGCCATCGAATCGGGGCGGATGTTTTCGTGGATCTTGTTTTCACTGTTGGCTGGTTGCGGCCTGCTGTTGTTGACTGCGGCGGTCGTCGGCAGATGGCGACTTCGCAGCCGATGGATCGCAGTCTTCGCTGCTGTAATTCTGTTTGGAACTGCAGGTGCCATGCTTTCCACGAGCCCCGAGTCGCTCGTCGATTCCGGAGCGGATCGCGACGTTGCGATTGTGATTGACCGCTCTTTGACGATGACTCTGGGAGACGATGAATCATCCCACTTCGACAAATCGATTTCGCAGGCGCGATTGCTGATCGAATCACTGTCGGGGAATTCCACCGTCTCGATTGTGCTGGCTGGCCCAATCCCCGAAACAGTCGACGGTTCCCCCTTCCGCAATCTCCGGAGGGCCGAAGAAGTTCTCGACACGATTGAGCAAGTTGCTGGCGGGTCGGATTTGGAATCAGCCGTCCGAAAGGCCACGTCGCTGGTCAGGAAGGCTCCCAATACTCACAAGCAGGTTCTGCTGCTGACAGACGATCAGCTCTGCACGTGGGAATCGATCGATGAGATGCGACTGGCCCGTCATGCGTTCCTCACGAGCCAGGCCACAGACGAGTCTCGTTCAGATTCCGGAACGACCAGTGAAATTGACCGTGTTGACGTCGCGGAGAACGGAACAGACTCATCACCTGAGATCGCCTGCGGGGCCATCGTTTCGAGTTTGCCTGAAAAGAAGGAGAACATTTCCGTCGATCGTGTTCTCGTCGATGCGTCGCTTGTGACGGCCAGCCGGCCAGTTCCGATTGAAGTGGAAGTTCGCAACGGCGGTTCAACGACCGTTCGCGATCTGGTGGTGAAGCTGCTGGTTGATGGCAGAGAAGCCGCGACCGAGTCGCTCATTCAGATCGAGCCGGGCGTCCATTCGACCGTTCGATTTTTGCATGCGTTTCCGAAGGCGGGACAACACGTCGTTTCGGGAAGCGTCGAGATCACGGACCAGTTGCCTGCAGACAATCGGTTCGATTCTGTCGTGGACGTGATCCCGCACGTGTCGGTTCTGGTCGTCAATGGAAGCACCGATGCTGACCCCGCGCGCAATCAGCCACCTTCGCGCGACTCGCACTTGATCCGGCCGGTCTTCGCGAACCGAACATGGCTGACGATGGCGGCGATCCGGACACAAAGAATTCAAGCCGCGCGATCATCGCGACGGCAATCGAAGCGGCTCGTCTGA
- a CDS encoding DUF4175 family protein, whose protein sequence is MTATINVSNKTQASPRKAAAVEQIQRELDEMVGCLRRDIWMGGALVVGTAAMMSLLTLVIVDAVFQPESLWLRCALWLPIIGIVVTVIRRFLVVPLRQECNRLAMAWTLEQTRPAIEERLTTSLQLTSTPNAQSNAIIEAVAQQAHGSLAGCRDQELRGQEVLNRSIVATTCCAAFLMSMWIWAPYLIPSLKNVLNPWSARVLPHLSATIVPGNTVVGEGSDVRIAATASHLTDAVLEVIEHDAVIASYPMAIEANESTAAFTLAALKADLQYRVRSGGLFSDSYQIFVDPKPVMEGIQLSLTFPEYTRLPSQVINELTEPIETIHGTRIRIDVDSTLPCAESSLSLNATSIPCEQAAFVDEVKRWRHSWEFNATGGDLQRGTITLVSEAGVPSDPILFEMRVLPDLPPSIIIDQPGLSEIVTTSDRSIDIAYRAFDDFDCGALQLISQKNGEQLSIKDVPHERLPEFTGELAIDLNQLEITTGDQLIVWLSITDIRPDEYGGPQISESRKIHLQIVDEAAPIGQQAVRNEAQSVLVDLTEALDGLTTAKQMADNLQNELSEIADEAEAPEAPADAAEKAKRLQDQIREAEQSLRRLTEQKELAEQRLFQPEIERIQQVADNEIVEAKKQTGLVPLSDDLAQQQEAVAATKESLSDAIDKLADVREDIDQRRQQMELAAQLDELARQQERLAQKQKPDPVQDGQDNGPEVQDKQQQVADRLQEVVEQDLDARSEQFAQRAEEAAELTQAAADLQQQQDALAKLDQARSKEELDDQLLDMIAREQEQIANETRKLEQQASDVQPPAADAREQAQPDPNEATKAAQNDKPNGLADAREQMEAVPEKLRQKNLEQAEAAARQAGERLQQKAQSKPENAAAQPNGARDSKAAPQEDDLQRLAKQQKRVRDAIQAVREDRPEEAAAKLQEQIAERTEGLRDKADELLQLPTDDPENQQAVREAREKLEQAQKETRAAEKLAKLQQKKQAGDPKQAGDPKEDGDPKQAGDPKEDGDPKEAGDPKQAGDPKEDGEPKQAGDPKEAGDPKQAGDPKEDGEPKQAGDPKEAGDPKEAGDPKEAGDPKEAGDPKQTGDPKQAGDPKQDDDPKEAGDPKRADEPKQDREPNQDDEPKQQGEQQQQAAKSLKEATQSLDMVCQSCKKCSSCNKPVMPGSSAFPKPGDAKPGDAKPGDAKSGDAKPGDAKPGDAKPGDAKPGDAKPGDAKPGEKSDGPASGSANQQQSVSEKLAQAADKAHQTARAPSPERTQQLAQDLNQLADEAAQQAGYPNRKSKPQGDQANSSKSSNSSNQAGNPRPGSRSSMPVGVQGNAAAGQSEVAPIQLRGRSTSNWTQSRRKLKSKVLDNHDGRIPEEFRGVVKDYFEQLSRLESSPDNVNDTAEEQK, encoded by the coding sequence ATGACAGCAACAATAAACGTCTCAAACAAAACCCAAGCCTCGCCACGCAAAGCGGCGGCGGTCGAGCAGATTCAGCGTGAACTCGATGAGATGGTGGGTTGCCTTCGGCGCGACATCTGGATGGGGGGAGCTCTTGTCGTCGGAACGGCGGCGATGATGTCACTGCTGACGCTGGTGATTGTTGACGCAGTCTTCCAGCCCGAATCACTCTGGTTGCGGTGCGCACTATGGCTGCCGATCATCGGGATTGTTGTCACAGTCATTCGACGGTTTCTCGTCGTGCCGCTCAGGCAGGAGTGCAACCGCCTTGCGATGGCGTGGACCCTGGAACAGACACGGCCAGCGATTGAAGAACGCCTGACAACGTCGCTGCAGTTGACCTCAACCCCGAATGCTCAGTCGAACGCGATCATCGAGGCCGTCGCACAACAGGCGCATGGTAGCCTTGCAGGATGCCGGGATCAGGAACTGCGGGGACAAGAGGTTCTCAACAGGAGTATCGTCGCAACAACCTGCTGTGCCGCCTTTCTCATGTCGATGTGGATCTGGGCTCCCTATCTAATCCCTTCCCTGAAGAACGTGCTGAATCCCTGGAGTGCGCGAGTGCTGCCGCACTTGAGTGCGACGATCGTCCCCGGCAACACGGTTGTCGGGGAGGGCAGCGACGTTCGAATTGCTGCGACAGCCAGTCACCTGACAGATGCGGTGCTGGAAGTCATCGAGCATGATGCCGTGATCGCGTCATATCCAATGGCAATCGAAGCCAATGAAAGCACCGCCGCATTTACTCTGGCGGCGTTAAAGGCGGACCTTCAATATCGCGTTCGTTCCGGCGGTTTGTTTTCCGACAGTTACCAGATCTTTGTTGATCCCAAACCGGTGATGGAAGGCATTCAACTGAGCCTGACGTTTCCGGAATACACACGACTACCTTCCCAGGTTATCAATGAGCTGACTGAACCGATCGAAACGATTCACGGCACGCGAATCCGCATCGACGTTGATTCCACACTGCCTTGTGCCGAATCTTCGCTGAGCCTCAACGCAACCTCGATCCCGTGCGAGCAAGCGGCTTTTGTCGACGAAGTAAAACGGTGGCGGCACAGCTGGGAGTTCAATGCAACGGGAGGTGATTTGCAGCGCGGCACGATCACGCTGGTCAGTGAAGCGGGTGTCCCGAGCGATCCGATTCTGTTTGAAATGCGAGTTCTGCCCGATCTGCCACCATCAATCATCATCGATCAACCAGGGCTATCCGAAATCGTGACGACGTCAGATCGCAGCATCGACATCGCCTATCGTGCCTTCGACGACTTCGACTGCGGCGCCCTGCAACTGATCTCGCAAAAGAACGGCGAACAGCTTTCGATCAAAGACGTTCCGCACGAACGGCTGCCGGAGTTCACAGGCGAACTGGCCATCGATCTGAATCAACTGGAAATCACCACCGGAGACCAACTGATCGTCTGGCTGTCGATCACTGACATTCGGCCCGATGAATATGGCGGACCACAGATTTCTGAATCTCGGAAGATTCATCTTCAGATTGTTGACGAAGCGGCTCCCATCGGTCAGCAGGCTGTGCGGAACGAAGCCCAGTCCGTGCTGGTCGATCTGACCGAAGCTCTGGATGGTCTCACCACAGCCAAACAAATGGCGGATAACCTTCAGAACGAACTCAGTGAAATCGCCGACGAAGCGGAGGCTCCCGAAGCTCCCGCTGATGCAGCGGAGAAAGCGAAACGACTTCAGGATCAGATCCGTGAAGCAGAGCAATCATTGCGGCGATTGACAGAGCAGAAAGAACTCGCGGAGCAACGCCTGTTCCAACCGGAGATCGAACGAATTCAGCAGGTCGCTGACAACGAGATCGTGGAAGCGAAGAAACAGACGGGGCTCGTCCCGCTATCCGACGATCTCGCTCAACAACAGGAAGCAGTCGCGGCAACGAAAGAATCGCTCAGTGATGCCATCGACAAACTCGCGGACGTTCGGGAAGACATTGATCAGCGACGTCAGCAAATGGAACTGGCCGCTCAGCTGGATGAACTCGCCCGGCAACAGGAACGGCTTGCACAGAAACAGAAACCGGATCCAGTGCAAGACGGGCAAGACAACGGCCCGGAAGTTCAGGACAAACAGCAGCAGGTGGCCGATCGGTTGCAGGAAGTCGTCGAACAGGATCTCGACGCCAGGAGTGAACAATTTGCTCAACGAGCAGAAGAGGCTGCCGAACTGACTCAGGCAGCGGCCGATCTGCAACAGCAGCAGGACGCATTAGCGAAACTCGATCAGGCTCGCAGCAAAGAGGAACTGGACGATCAGTTGCTGGACATGATTGCTCGGGAGCAGGAACAAATCGCGAACGAAACCCGAAAGCTGGAACAGCAGGCGAGCGACGTTCAGCCACCAGCCGCCGATGCCCGCGAACAGGCTCAGCCGGATCCCAACGAAGCAACTAAAGCCGCACAGAACGACAAGCCCAATGGACTCGCGGACGCCAGGGAGCAGATGGAAGCCGTCCCGGAGAAACTCCGACAGAAAAATCTGGAACAGGCAGAAGCCGCGGCACGGCAAGCGGGCGAACGTCTGCAGCAAAAAGCCCAGTCGAAGCCAGAGAATGCCGCTGCGCAGCCCAACGGTGCCAGGGACAGCAAAGCGGCGCCTCAGGAAGATGACCTGCAGCGACTTGCAAAGCAACAGAAGCGAGTCCGCGATGCTATCCAGGCGGTTCGCGAAGACCGTCCTGAAGAAGCGGCTGCGAAGTTGCAGGAACAGATCGCGGAACGAACGGAAGGGCTCCGAGACAAGGCCGACGAATTGCTGCAACTGCCAACCGACGATCCAGAAAACCAACAGGCCGTTCGCGAAGCCCGGGAAAAGCTGGAACAAGCTCAAAAGGAAACCAGGGCGGCGGAAAAACTGGCGAAGCTACAGCAGAAGAAGCAGGCCGGTGATCCGAAGCAAGCTGGTGATCCGAAGGAAGACGGTGATCCGAAGCAAGCTGGTGATCCGAAGGAAGACGGTGATCCGAAGGAAGCCGGTGATCCGAAGCAGGCCGGTGATCCGAAGGAAGACGGTGAGCCAAAGCAGGCCGGTGATCCGAAGGAAGCCGGTGATCCGAAGCAGGCCGGTGATCCGAAGGAAGACGGTGAGCCAAAGCAGGCCGGTGATCCGAAGGAAGCTGGTGATCCGAAGGAAGCTGGTGATCCGAAGGAAGCTGGTGATCCGAAGGAAGCCGGTGATCCAAAGCAAACCGGTGATCCGAAGCAGGCTGGTGATCCGAAGCAGGACGATGATCCGAAGGAAGCTGGTGATCCGAAACGAGCCGATGAGCCGAAACAAGACCGTGAGCCCAATCAGGACGATGAACCCAAGCAGCAAGGTGAGCAACAGCAGCAAGCTGCGAAGTCGTTGAAGGAAGCGACTCAGTCATTGGACATGGTCTGCCAATCCTGCAAGAAATGTTCGAGCTGCAACAAGCCGGTGATGCCAGGATCAAGTGCGTTTCCGAAGCCAGGAGATGCGAAGCCAGGAGACGCGAAGCCAGGAGATGCGAAGTCAGGTGATGCGAAGCCAGGTGATGCGAAGCCGGGTGATGCGAAACCGGGTGATGCGAAACCAGGCGATGCAAAACCAGGCGACGCAAAGCCGGGTGAAAAATCCGACGGGCCTGCCAGCGGATCAGCAAATCAGCAACAGTCCGTCAGTGAAAAGCTCGCTCAGGCCGCAGACAAGGCTCATCAGACGGCTCGTGCACCTTCACCCGAACGCACTCAGCAACTCGCTCAGGATCTCAACCAACTTGCCGATGAAGCCGCCCAGCAGGCAGGATACCCGAACCGGAAATCGAAGCCGCAAGGTGATCAGGCAAACTCATCAAAGTCATCGAACTCATCGAATCAGGCTGGAAACCCGCGTCCCGGCAGCCGGTCGTCAATGCCTGTTGGAGTTCAGGGCAACGCCGCAGCCGGTCAAAGCGAAGTCGCTCCGATTCAACTGCGTGGTCGTTCGACATCAAACTGGACACAGTCCCGTCGCAAGTTGAAAAGCAAGGTGCTCGACAACCACGACGGCAGGATTCCGGAGGAATTCCGTGGAGTCGTGAAAGACTACTTCGAGCAACTGTCTCGCCTGGAATCGTCTCCGGACAACGTGAACGACACAGCGGAGGAACAGAAATGA
- a CDS encoding prenyltransferase/squalene oxidase repeat-containing protein produces the protein MITQPFSWMSVIAILLVCQIVSAQDADALRVRYQPHLDAAVDRGLEYLAGKQISRDAAAAMGRPELAGSFEEPASAGNTGITSLAVMAFLARGHLPGRGRYGELINRGIDYVLSQQLENGLLVSNDRQGRTTGLMYEHSISTLLLGEVSGMVDPVRQQKLDDVLSRALLVLLQAQKVPKSEADTGGWRYTPGTTDSDLSLTGWSIMALRAAKLNGASIPDEHIEMAVSYILNCQTAGGGFAYMPAGNSGSTSMTGVAVLCLELCGEHGNDDLLVAGDFILSRPPRMAEPDGRPVRFRYYAWYYCGQAMFQLGGKHWTEFAPIMYDNLLQDQTLDGNWEYPDQTLVYNTTYPTSLAILTLTVSARQLPIYQREE, from the coding sequence ATGATCACACAACCATTCTCCTGGATGTCCGTCATCGCCATCTTGCTGGTGTGCCAGATCGTCAGCGCTCAAGACGCCGATGCGCTCCGCGTTCGTTACCAGCCTCACCTGGACGCAGCCGTCGATCGAGGACTGGAATACCTTGCGGGAAAGCAGATTAGTCGTGACGCCGCCGCAGCGATGGGGCGTCCCGAGCTGGCTGGGTCCTTCGAGGAACCGGCCAGCGCGGGAAACACCGGAATCACTTCGCTGGCCGTGATGGCGTTTCTTGCCAGAGGGCATCTTCCCGGTCGTGGTCGCTATGGAGAATTGATCAACCGAGGAATTGATTATGTCCTCAGTCAGCAGCTCGAAAACGGTTTGCTGGTGAGCAACGATCGGCAGGGCCGCACGACCGGACTCATGTACGAACACAGCATTTCGACACTGCTGCTGGGCGAAGTTTCGGGAATGGTCGACCCCGTGCGTCAGCAAAAACTTGACGACGTTCTGTCCCGCGCTTTGCTGGTCCTGTTGCAGGCTCAAAAGGTTCCCAAGTCAGAAGCCGACACTGGTGGCTGGCGATATACGCCCGGCACCACCGATAGCGATTTGTCTCTGACAGGCTGGTCGATCATGGCCCTCCGGGCCGCAAAGCTGAACGGCGCCTCCATTCCCGACGAACATATTGAGATGGCGGTTTCGTATATTCTGAATTGCCAGACGGCCGGCGGTGGCTTCGCCTATATGCCTGCCGGCAACTCGGGCAGCACTTCGATGACCGGAGTGGCCGTACTGTGTCTGGAACTGTGTGGCGAACACGGCAACGACGACTTGCTTGTTGCTGGCGACTTCATCCTGAGTCGACCGCCACGAATGGCTGAGCCCGACGGACGGCCCGTGCGATTCCGGTACTATGCATGGTATTATTGCGGACAAGCTATGTTTCAACTGGGTGGAAAACACTGGACCGAATTTGCCCCCATCATGTACGACAACCTGCTGCAGGACCAAACGCTCGACGGAAACTGGGAGTATCCCGATCAAACGCTCGTCTATAACACCACGTATCCCACATCACTGGCAATTCTCACATTGACGGTTTCTGCTCGTCAACTGCCGATCTATCAGCGTGAAGAATAG